One part of the Arthrobacter tumbae genome encodes these proteins:
- a CDS encoding DUF6968 family protein, producing MATSRPTFHAVLAKVGAELVTVAADFTVIASRTLTSADRDVVVDLGAPVRMDSVPYDWFCPYRITGLRGGAVEQSAYGIDAVQALILALTHIGERLSQAPDRIAFQDRAALGFPVIGTGPTENTWVIQLPLSVAPE from the coding sequence GTGGCCACTTCCCGTCCGACCTTCCACGCCGTCTTGGCCAAAGTGGGCGCTGAGCTCGTGACTGTTGCAGCGGATTTCACTGTTATTGCTTCGCGCACACTCACCAGCGCTGACAGGGACGTGGTGGTAGACCTAGGCGCGCCGGTGAGGATGGACTCGGTACCGTACGACTGGTTCTGCCCTTACCGCATCACCGGATTACGGGGCGGCGCTGTTGAACAGTCGGCCTATGGAATTGACGCCGTTCAAGCGCTGATCCTCGCTCTCACTCATATAGGAGAACGGTTATCGCAAGCACCCGATCGAATTGCGTTTCAGGACCGGGCAGCCCTCGGTTTTCCTGTCATCGGAACAGGTCCTACAGAGAACACCTGGGTCATTCAGCTGCCTCTCTCGGTAGCCCCGGAATGA